The genomic window CATTACCCATAGCCAGCCTCATGTCATATGCTGGCCATCAAGGGACAAAAAGGAATGCAAACTGCTCCCATCCATTGCTAATTAACTCTGCAGTCTTCACAAAACAGGACACTTGCTCATAGTCTTAAGAGGTTCTCTTTTTAAACACTCCTCAAATTACTTTCACCAAGCATCTCTGTGGCTTGGTTGTCCAGCTGGCCAAACTCCTTAAGCCACTTCATTGCTAATGCCTGCAGGAGCCACAGGCCACAGAGAGGTATGTACAGATTGCAGGTAACATTCATATTCCAAAGCTAATTCTGCGAGAAGTTTTACTGCTGGAAGTAGCCAAGTCCTAAGCCCATGTTCTCTAACAAATTGCCAACTTGAGAGCTTTcctgagaaaattatttccccaTTTGGCTCCACTTTGAGATCCTTCCCCTGCCTtcaggctctgtgtgtgcccttttgcttttttctctccttccctccttcctccctagCTCCCATTTCCCAGCTAAGCCCTATGACTACCCTAGTTGAAGAACAAGAGGTGCCCAGCAGAAAAGAGGTGATCCAGGTAGGTGGACAGCATCTTCAAAGGTGTGGTAAGACAGAACAGCATCAGGGAGAGGAAACAACTTTGAAACAACTAGGTGAGGGAAAATAGGTGGCTGAGTCAAGCAACAGGAATACAAAGGACAAACTTGTTGTTTGAAGCAGAGATATTACACCGATAGTTCAGCATCAGGTCTGGATCCCATGGACcagaaaaagagcaaacaaagaATAAATGTGCTAAGGGAATGAAGGAAGCTGTAGAGAATCAAGTATGGGGTCCCCAAGCCTTCCTGCTCACCTTTCAGGAAAAAGATCTGTCTCACTATTGATGACTGATGCTGTTTCTTGGAAGTTTCTGGCTTCAGTTTTTCCAAGCCTCCCAACCCACATGTGCCAGATCCACAGCAGAGTGATACAGAGTCACAAACCTGAGACTAGAGGAATTAAAACTGCACGATGGCCACAAGATCCTTCTGCTGGGCCAGAGCCCACTGGAGATCCTGGTACATCAAATCCTTTCAGCCTGGGATGTTATTACCTGTGACCCATGATGTGGCCCCCTTTTGTTTTGCATCCTAGTCAGAAGGTTTCCACCCCAGtggagcctgcagggagctcagcactTTCTCTTAGTGACGCAGCAAGGTCTGggtttccctgtgcagcctgaGCTAGATTCCAAGGAATGTCTTCCAATTGTCTTGATGTGGTCAGAAATTGTTACAATAcagattttcagaaagaaatgatGAAGTTATGTACATAAATGCTGAAGTATTGAGTAGACAACTGACACCTTATTTCTATTAATATGTCCTAGAAAGTAGGCAGCCTACATTTAATACCCTTAAAATCAAACCATTCTAAAGTAGGTATGCAAAGAGCCTCAGAAAACTACACTAGgacttttcccctttctcctcttTGTGTATAGGTTCTGGTATTTAGAGAGAAACTGTAGCAAACAATAATATTTCTTGTTACTCAGATGATGGGCAGCTAAAATCCACCACAGTCTCATTTATGAAAATAGCTAGTTTCCTGTAAACAAGGAAGGCTCAAGGCAAATTggtttctttaaattaaaatgtaagcCTGGGTGTTTATGATGAGACCCGGGCTTTCTGTAATTTATCTGAAGGAtaatatcaaataaaatattctgattgaaaaaaaattaggttgtttcctttctttttttttaattaagaagtGTAGGGTTTTTTCTGCAAGCTTTTCATTCCACCTTAGCCTGCTCTTTTACTAGACAAAgctgccttttcctcctttttccttagGGTGGTAAAGGACCACAGCTTCATGCTAGGGAATTTAAAACTGTTAGTATTGTGTAGGGGTCTTAGACTGAGGATTCTCTCAGGCTTCCCAGAAATTTCGGGTGGCTTTTCTCAAAGTTGAGCAGACTACAATGGAGTCCATCCACAAAGAGGTGGACAAGTATTCACTGCTCCTTTCACACATAGCTTTATATGTCCAAAgatgaaagcagcagagatATGAAAAGGCCCTTTGTAAGGCTTCCAAAAATATGAGCAATTTCTGGTGTACTGagagtgaaaacaaaaatacacttGATTTGTATCTGCCTGGCTTGATCGTCTCatttataaagagaaaaatgcaatcAATTAGTGCAATTCTCTTGTTTCAGCTGATTTCCAGAGGCTCAGTGCTGAAAATCGAATGAAAAACAATGGGTTATATTTTCTTCCATGTCTGATTTCATAAGAAAATTTACTGGTATGGTATTTAGATGAATCATTCCCCCAGGGTCATGCAACAGAGAATTGATGAATGATGCTTTCAAGGTCTATCACCAAAACAAAGTTTCTTTTCACTGTACAAATTTAGTCCCATGCCTCTGTCAGCACTGGTTTCAGAAGAAGAATATTCTTCCTATTTCAGCCAGTGCCTATAAAATATCTAAGGCAAACATTTCAGCTACACTTCAAAGTCATATCTTCAGCCAGAGCTGTTGGGGCAATTTGCTTGCATCTTACTGCTCTCTTAGAACCAGGAACCCAGTATCTgggcagaaaaaaataccaacacAATACATCTCTGCAATACCCTGGCATGCCAAAACAGAAACATGGACATTTTACACAGCCTGAAGAACcttcattttatatatatatatatatatatatttatatatatgtctATATCTATAgctatctatatctatctatctatatctgTATCTCAACAGTTAAAAAGGACACTTCTTACATGAGTTAAAACCTTAACCCAAACTGGCTAATGTCAGAGTCAAAGGATCCCAAAGCTGAGAGGTGCAGGCTACATTTGCTTTATAAAGAGAAACACATTACCCAGAGCCAGTTTTATCTACGTGAGAGGCAAGCAGGAAGGTGGCATTCCCTCTTGCCCCTTTTCCATCAGTTAGGAGAAATTATACCCTGTATCAACACCACTTGTCCCTAGGCTAGACAAAATGCAGTGACACAAAGTGGCCAAAGGCAAAGTTGGGTGAGAATGACAACTGCCCAGCCTCAAAACAGGCAAAAATCctagactttttttttggtggcagTAGTAGCTCAGAACATTCTCACagaatttattctgaaaatatgGTCTGCTTCCATTTACTTACAAAGTTAACTTGCTTCATATTGCTTGTATTGGAGCAGCAAAATGGAGCAGTCTATTTCACTTAAATATCCtaccagttttattttttctcctctcaagCTCCACACCAACTTCACCTACAGTCATGCAGGGCCACAGCAGACAAAAGATGTTGGGGATCACACCCACCCATTTATTAAAATCCcacatttattaaaacaaatattcGGTCTGTGTATAAACCCATTCAAAATATAACCTCCAAGGAATTGCTTACAAATTGTTAACAGAAGTAACTGGACAGACAAGCACAAAATAATCACAAAGAAATCTCATAACAGCATTTACGATGTTCATCATTCATAGTCAAAACTTCTGAGTTCCTCAGTCATGCTTTTGTTGATTCCACAAAAGGTGGTTTGTATCTTTTCcatattcttttttccccccatagcTATCAGACTGTTAATTATCCACAGTCTGTATTCTTGCATTCATTTCATTGCTATGTGAAGCCAAAAACCCAGCAGTAGCATTCAGCATTTTATGGCACTGCATCTTAGTAGATGGCTTTGTATAGCATGAAGGTAAGTACATGTATTGGTTTTAAGTGTTCTGTATCTGGATGTCATGTTCTCATTCTGATATCCTGAATGAAAAATAAGTCTTGTACAGAATTTTTCTTGTAAGCCAGCTTCTGGACCTATCATGTTCATAAGCAGAAACCtctaaaagcttaaaaaaattctacattcagctaaaaagtaaaagaaaccACAGTCCCACACATAAACAGATACTTTTGTGACTCCAAGCCCTGCTTTCCCACACTCCAGGTGATCAGCTTGTAGAAAACAATAACAGATAATCTCTGTCATTTTCCTGGGTTTGAATAGATTTCTCACTGGCCTTGTGCCtatctctcttccctcaggaaATCCTTTTCTCTACCCATGTCCAAACTCCCTGTTTCTGCAAGagtttagtttcttttttttattaaaaaaccccaacaaaccaaaaaccaaaaccttaGTCTAAACACTAGCAGAAACCTCATGTTAGAACTCAAATAAACTGCTCTAAATTGCAAGTGCAGACTCTGCGGAATGGCAAGGCCTGAGGCCACACAGCCTACTCAAGAAGGGTGCCAGGGGCTCTCCTCCCATTCCTGCCCTCCCCAAGTCCAGGGGAAATCCTTCTTCTCCCCTGACCTCTTCCCTCATGGAGGAAGAAATGAAGCTGCAATAGTGGAAAAGTTTGGACAAACCATTACTTCCTCCTTTGATAGTTGGGggataaggagaaaaaaaccccaattgtAACAGCTGCAGCCAGTTCCCCTTTCCCCTCACTCACCAACTGTGCTATTACTAAGTGTTAGGGGGGcctaaaaaatgtatttgataGCAGAGACCAGGTTTACTCATTCTCACccacttgctttcattttagtTCACTTGGCTTTTTGACCACAACTTAGTGAGTCATGTGGGATGCCCGTTTGAAATACATGGATGAGGAAAAACCAGATTACATGCATTTGCTCCAGGAAGCCTGCACTGGTGGCTTCCCACAAGACCAGCATCAGCCAGGTGGGCTCATTTCCTCTTCCCTAAGTCTACAAGACTTCATAGAGCTCAGATCTGACCTACTGGTTAtaaacaaagcattttcagaATAGAGAACACTCCTTGCCCTGCACTGGTATTTATCTGCCcataaggaaataaataaagcacCCACCTCCTCAGGCCTacctgcctcctgctccccactgcACTCACCTGCCACTACACCAGGACACAAACAAAATGTACTGGGCAACCTACTACCCCTGCAACTACTCCTTTATTACCCTGCTTCCTCCTGCAGGTGGGTGGGATGCTGGGAAACACAAGGCACTGTGGAAAGCCCTGAGAATGAGGGAAGAAGGAATCATCTATGTGCCTTTTACATTGCTTTCCAGGAGAAGTGGCTGGAAATCAGACTTGGCACTCCCTCATGACTCCTGGCTTGAAGCCTGTTGCTCCTGGCACCTGGGTTATAAGTTCAGGCTGGCTGCAGTCTTGGCCTGATCTCTTGTGCCCTTTAGGGAACAAGTTCAACACCTGAAGTTCAGAGGAGTGTGCTAGGCTGTTCCATGGATTttctgcagcccagctcctggtccATCAGCAACCCTTTCAAAGGCAGCCTTACAAAATGCTGCCTTGTTTCAGACAATCCCCCATCACTTTTGAGTTTGCAATGttaaaatatcaaaaagtaatAAACAATGttcaaaccccaaaaaattcaAAGCATAAGTTCCACTAAATGGATCCACACAGCCAGCATGCGtttcaaataaatactttacatttttttcttacaaaacagAATATTATAGtgtaacaaaataaataaatatctattATAAATTGtccttttctgtatttctctgggATAAAGTCACAGGAGGTTGCCTTGGAAGCTTGAGGTGCCATTTTAAGAGTTTCTCTCTTGCATGTGTAGGGTGGGGAGCTTCTCAGGTGTTCAGTGGTGCACTGAGGCTGGGGGACACCACAGGAGCccacctgcctgcagctccatACTGCCTGCACTTCTTGGCCTTGGTACAGGCAGGAAGTACCTGATGAAAGAGAGGttgttgtgtttattttttcaaaatatatggATGTTTTAAGTGCGAGGCTAAAGATCCTGGATATTTGTATTGCCAAATGAGTCCTTGCATCTCTCTGTAACCCCCTTGCAATCCCACCAGTAGTCTTCAGCTTGGATCTAGAGGTATAACACCCCTGGAAGACATGTTGCATTTCCTCcactgcttctttttctccaggattTTCACCAAAATTCAGGGTGCACATGCTAGGCATACACTGCAAAGAGGATGAGGAACCTTCACAAAACTGGACTGTGATTCTCTGAAATGATGCCACTTCACTCAGTTTACCCCCACCTCAAGCTTGTATCCTGCACTCCCTGCACTAGGATAGCCTCCATGGACAACCAGCAGTGCCTCAGCCCGTGCCACAGTGTCGGACCCTGGACTTCCCTCAGAGAGGCACGGTTTTCCTCCAAGACCACATTTTGTTTGACACACATCCTCAAAGCTGCTGCCTTTGTAAGCTGCATTGGCTGCGCTGAAGTAGATTATTTTAGGAGCTGCAGAAGACCAGTGCAAGGTCCTGGCCACTGCTTCCACAACTATTTTGTGTATAAATATAGTAGTAGAGTGATGCTTCTGCTGCAGCGTGCCTTGTCATTGGCACAGTGAATGTTTTCTAGCTCCCAGCACTCTTGGGCACCTGTAGGCTGGCTATGCAGAATCAGGTTTCTGCTTCCCAGCTGTCTGGCTGGGGGCTAATTCCTGTGTCCATCTCCAGCCCAGGTTCAGCCAGGCTTGGGCAGTGTGCAGGCAGCCCTGGTGTGGCTGGGGAGAGCCAGGTCACGGTACTGAGCCCCATGACCTGTGGGGGTGACCCCGGCAGCACCCTGAGGAAAGGCAGACCTACCCAGCATGGCCAGGCTGGGTTTCCCTCTGGGCCATGTAGGTGCCTGAGGCAGGGGTAGAGAAGGCAGGtgagaaggagaagggaggtCAGGGGGACCAGGACCCCCACTGCAATGACAATGGCCGGTACCATGCTGCTGTCTGGACCTGTGGGGAAAGCACAGGGATTCAGTTTGTGCAGGAAGTAAAAATCTAACCCAAAACCCCATTCAAACATCCCTTGGCTATTCCCTGGGGTGAAATGGAGTGGAtaggggcactgggagcacatTTCAGCATGATGCACTCAAGTGGCATTGCCAGCAGACTTATGCTTGGGATCTGATGTTAAGGTCAGGCATACAGAATTCAGTCTCTCTGAGCTACCCAGCGTCTTGTCAGTGTGTCACGCTACATGACAGGGAACCCTGTCACAAATCGTCCTTCACAGGGACAGAGGCTGGGGGACACCATGGTGGGTGAGAGGACTTGATGAGCAGTAGACATTATGTGCAGTTGCCCAGGGCATCTGGATGTTCCATGGcacctcctccatccctcccaagcccagccacagctgctcttccaggtGCCTTCCCCACCTGCTCCCAACCCTCTGCGGAGTTTTCTGATCAACCCCAGGAGGTGTTGTGCAGTTTCTGCTCCactcagagcaggagcagagttACATACTGACCTGGCTCCAGGCTGTctgtgggcagggccagggtCACATTTAGAGAAGGGTGTTGGATCACACAGGTGATGGGGTACTCCTGAAGGATTTTGGAGTGGGTGTGGGTAAAATTGCTGATGACAGTCACAGTCTGGTTGCTGAACTTTATGTGGTACTCCCTTGGTttctgctgcaggatgctgggaAGGTGCCAGGTTATTTTTGGAGCTGGTTTCCCTGTTGCTGAGCAGCTCATCCCCACCATTTTCTCAGAGTCCTCAGCTTTGTCTGGACTGAGTATAAGCTTAGTTTCCACTTTGGGGTCTGAGATGGCTGTAAACAACAAAGTGACAAAGTCCATTAGTTTCTGCCCATGTTTGAGCAAAGAGCATCTATATTTACAATTTTCTTGGAGGACAAGCTTGCTATCTAATCTtgcctcccccctcccaaagccCCAGCAGTGACAAATAAACATGAAAGTGATCGGACAGCAGTCTGGAAGTGAAGAGCTAGACAAAAGTAAGGGCAAGACGGTCGAAGCATCTATTTCAATTCTGTTACTAGCAGCAACATCCCAACTGAGAAGTGGTGATTATGGCTGAGTTAAAAGCAGAAGGTAGTGAAACTGTGAAGTCAtatgtccttttctctctgaaagagCTGAACTGCATTAATGAGTTAAAATTATTCTCCTTTAAAATTACCTTCAGGATTatctttgctgctgtttgagGTGTGTAGAGTTGCAAATCAAAGGactaaatgcatttatttatgcAAGACAGTAATAGTGAATTTGTATGTGGTTACACCATGGGATTTCACCTGTGGAGGGTTTGTGCTTGTATAACTTTGTTCCCTCTTGTACTGGGTTTTGGGTGCATCATAGTATCCCTTAAAACTTTCATTAAAGATCACCTCTTCTGAACTCTCTCACTCCAGAAGATTTGCGGATGTTGTCACATTTCATTTTAGTCTGGAAGAAGGATGAACTACAGGCATCATTCATGCTCACTCACTCACATGAAGTCTACTTGTTGATTCCTATTTATACAAACTGTATTTGCAAGGAATAGATAAAGGGGAGAAGTTCAAGAAGCTGCTTTCGACCTGGATAGAACTCCAGGTGAGAACTGAACACATAAGGACACATCGGTCCCGTGTGGAAAAGTCACCTATTTATCCTTTGACATAAAATCATACCATAATTTAGGTCAGAAGGGACTTCTGGAGATTGTCTAGTTCAAGCTTTTGCTCAGTTTGATAAGGTCAGTTTGTGCAGGCCAGTATCTATAAAGGTGTGCAGTTCCATTTGGGAGTGCAATCCATGGCTTTCTGTGTGGCAGCTCACCAGCCTGCCTTCTACTTCAGTACATGTGCTGATGGAATAGGGGTCCAAACCACACTCTACTTCTAGGTCTCTGTTTCTGagaatattactttttttaaccatttcaGTGCAGTGGCAGCTCTACTTTCAATCAAGTCTGGGGTACCACGAATGCCCTCTGATTAAAAAAGTATCCATTACTATAATCAGTAGAACTCCATGTGTATATTACTACTTacataagaaaaataacagcGGTAAGTGGCAATGTTtatgctgaaattattttttgtccCAACACTAAAACATCCCACTATCATTTAGCAATTCTGCTTTTAAACAAGTGAACCaaacttctttttattcttcttaggaaaaacagtgattttttcctttcgTGAGGTAAACAAAGATTTGCCTGTGAAGTGTAGCAGGCACtgtgaaaaggggaaaaggcttGTGCCAGATGCATAATGGCACCTATGACCTCCTAGCACAATTCCAGTTGTACCTCAAGAGGTTGTCTGTGTCCTCCAAGCCATAACTGCCAGAGGGTGGAACCAAGACTTTGTATATCAacaattttgctgctttttgtttgtttgacttttttACAAGCCTGACCTCATTCGCTTATTATGGTTGTGTGAGCCTAGAAAAAATAAGCTTCTATTTCTCCTGTTTTGCATCACTCATAGACAAAAACTCAACCCCCACAGAGTTGCTGAAACCTctgagaaaaacaaggaaagtgTGTAGGGGGATTTCAGTTGGAACTTCTCAAAATCTCCCAGATATGAAAAGACTAGTGTCACAAACAAGTTATGTTTCAATTAATAAATGATCTCTGAACTTCTTCTTTCACTCACGGGATGCATAAAAATAACATATCCACCCACAGCATTAACTTCAAATATTAcattgcaaaattaaaaaacaatcaAAGGGACAAGTCACAGATGTTACCATAGAGGATGAGAAAAAATTCTCAGTGTC from Corvus hawaiiensis isolate bCorHaw1 chromosome 2, bCorHaw1.pri.cur, whole genome shotgun sequence includes these protein-coding regions:
- the LOC125337380 gene encoding LOW QUALITY PROTEIN: nectin-3-like (The sequence of the model RefSeq protein was modified relative to this genomic sequence to represent the inferred CDS: deleted 2 bases in 1 codon); its protein translation is MAFPGAQLHGGNVPRVRAKHIKKGKWRSVDQSLVSEHTAKMMMVTCLLLSSIWTVAPASVQVMNRKVQSVQAGGNVTFSCRSVTKEDVIQVTWQKETDGAEDNIATYSTMNGQKIAKAYVSHVSFAHSELQASAISLHGVTLQDEGCYKCIFNTFPSGAVTGRMCLKVYAISDPKVETKLILSPDKAEDSEKMVGMSCSATGKPAPKITWHLPSILQQKPREYHIKFSNQTVTVISNFTHTHSKILQEYPITCVIQHPSLNVTLALPTDSLEPGPDSSMVPAIVIAVGVLVPLTSLLLLTCLLYPCLRHLHGPEGNPAWPCWVGLPFLRVLPGSPPQVMGLSTVTWLSPATPGLPAHCPSLAEPGLEMDTGISPQPDSWEAET